The DNA region GGCGCCCGATGTCGTGTACGCGGGGACCGAGCCCGCCGCGCTGTTCCGTTCCGAGGACGGCGGGGAGTCGTTCGAGCTGGTCCGCCCGCTGTGGGAGCACCCGACGCGTTCGAAATGGGTGCCCGGCGGGGGTGGTGAGGGGCTGCACACCATCCTGACGGACCCGAGGGATGCCCGCGCCGTGACCGTCGCGGTCTCCACGGCCGGGGTGTTCCGCACCAAGGACGGCGGTGCAAGCTGGGCTCCGTCGAACAAGGGGGTGTCCGCGGTCTTCCTCCCCGACCCTGATCCGGAGTTCGGTCAGTGCGTCCACAAGGTGGCGAGGGACGCGGTCGATCCCGACCGGCTCTATCTCCAGAACCACTGGGGAGTGTTCCGGAGCGACGACTCCGGGGACAACTGGACCGACATCGGGCAGGAACTGCCGTCCGACTTCGGTTTCGCCGTCTCCGCGCACCCGCACCGCGCGGACACGGCGTACATCTTCCCGATCAACGCCGATGCCGACCGGGTGCCCGCCGAGCACCGCTGCCGGGTGTTCCGTACCACCGATGCGGGCATCACCTGGGAGCCGCTGTCGGCGGGCCTGCCCGCCGAGACACACTACGGCCCGGTGCTGCGCGACGCGCTCTGTACGGACGACGCCGATCCGGCGGGTGTCTACTTCGGCAATCGCAACGGCGAGTTGTACGCGAGCGCGGACGACGGGGACAGCTGGCAGCAGCTCGCCTCGCATCTGCCGGATGTCCTGTGCGTGCGGGCGGCGTTGATCGACGCCTGACCACCCGCAGCCGGTGCGTGTGATCGACGCCTGACCACCGGCAGCGGGTACGCGCAGCCGACGCCTGACCATCCGGTGCCCCCGGCCGGCGGCGTGCCGACACATGGCTCGTTCCGGCCGGTCATCTGCCCAACTCATTCCCCCGAAGCAGCAGTTCCGCGCCATGTGACGCGGTCCGAGGCAACCTCTGGGCTTCGCTCTCCGTCCTCCGGGAGCGGGGGCCCAGGGATCTCCAGGGATCTCCGGGGTGTTCGAGAAGGCCGATGACCAGGAGGACCACCTTGATCCGTGTCTCGCGCACGGTTACCGCCGCACTGGCGGTACTCACCCTGACCGTGGGATGGCCGGAGTTGGCGCGCGCTTCGCCGCAACCGGCACACACGCAGCGCTCCGCCGATTCCATATCCTCCGCACCGCTCTCCGCAACACCCTCCGCATCGCCCTCCGCTTCGACGGGAGGGCCGGACGACCGGCTCCCGGCAGGCTGGCGGATCACCGGTACGGGAGACGGGCAGCAGCTCGTCTGGACCTCGCCCGGCCCGGTGCCCATGGGCGATGCCCGTGTCGAGTTCTACGCCGGGGACAAGCTCCTCGGCCGGCCGGTGGCCACGCGGGACCGGCGTGCGTTCCGGCTGAAGCTCGACGGCGCGCGCATCGGGCCGGTGACGAGCCTCAGGGCACTGGCGGGCGGACGGCGTCTCGACGCGTCCGGAGCCCGGCGGGCCCCGGACGCCCGGCGCGCCGCCGAGGCGGCGCGGCCTGCGGCTCCCCTTCCCGTGAACCCGGTCGATCCCG from Streptomyces sp. NBC_01591 includes:
- a CDS encoding WD40/YVTN/BNR-like repeat-containing protein, with the translated sequence MTDVLLTVGTRKGLFIGRRSGGSWEFDGPHFNAQAIYSIAIDTRRQVPRLLVGGDSAHWGPSVFRSDDLGRTWVEPEQPAVKFPRFTETSLERVWQLHPAGPEAPDVVYAGTEPAALFRSEDGGESFELVRPLWEHPTRSKWVPGGGGEGLHTILTDPRDARAVTVAVSTAGVFRTKDGGASWAPSNKGVSAVFLPDPDPEFGQCVHKVARDAVDPDRLYLQNHWGVFRSDDSGDNWTDIGQELPSDFGFAVSAHPHRADTAYIFPINADADRVPAEHRCRVFRTTDAGITWEPLSAGLPAETHYGPVLRDALCTDDADPAGVYFGNRNGELYASADDGDSWQQLASHLPDVLCVRAALIDA